A stretch of the Luteimonas sp. JM171 genome encodes the following:
- a CDS encoding ABC transporter ATP-binding protein, whose translation MTVDLQTASAQGPVVRARGLRKAYGKTVALGGADFEIQPGRIVGLVGPNGAGKTTALKAILGLVPFQGELEVLGRDPCTRRDELMNDVCFIADVAVLPRWIRVREAIDYVEGVHPRFDRARCEHFLANTKLTPKMRVREMSKGMIVQLHLALVMAIDARLLVLDEPTLGLDVLYRKQFYQRLLEDYFDEAKTIVITTHQVEEVEHILTDALFIRDGRIVVDASMDELAERFTELLVDAGQADAARALGPIDERALPFGKTVMLFDGADRAVLAAHGETRTPGLADLFVATMKGTY comes from the coding sequence ATGACTGTCGACCTGCAGACCGCAAGCGCCCAGGGGCCGGTCGTGCGCGCCCGCGGGCTGCGCAAGGCCTATGGCAAAACGGTTGCGCTGGGCGGCGCCGACTTCGAGATCCAGCCCGGCCGCATCGTCGGCCTGGTGGGCCCCAACGGCGCCGGCAAGACCACGGCCCTGAAAGCGATCCTCGGGCTGGTGCCCTTCCAGGGCGAGCTGGAAGTGCTTGGCCGCGATCCCTGCACGCGCCGCGATGAGCTGATGAACGACGTGTGCTTCATCGCCGACGTGGCGGTGCTGCCGCGCTGGATCCGGGTGCGGGAAGCGATCGACTACGTCGAGGGCGTGCACCCGCGCTTCGACCGCGCCCGCTGCGAGCACTTCCTGGCCAATACCAAGCTGACGCCGAAGATGCGGGTGCGCGAGATGTCCAAGGGCATGATCGTGCAGCTGCACCTGGCGCTGGTGATGGCCATCGATGCCCGCCTGCTGGTGCTGGACGAGCCCACGCTCGGGCTGGACGTGCTGTACCGCAAGCAGTTCTACCAGCGCCTGCTGGAGGACTACTTCGACGAGGCCAAGACCATCGTCATCACCACCCACCAGGTGGAAGAGGTGGAGCACATCCTCACCGACGCGCTGTTCATCCGCGACGGCCGGATCGTGGTCGACGCCTCGATGGACGAACTCGCCGAACGCTTCACCGAACTGCTGGTGGACGCCGGCCAGGCCGATGCCGCCCGGGCCCTGGGGCCGATCGACGAGCGCGCCCTGCCCTTTGGCAAGACGGTGATGCTGTTCGACGGCGCCGACCGCGCGGTGCTCGCCGCCCATGGCGAGACCCGCACGCCCGGCCTGGCCGACCTGTTCGTGGCCACCATGAAGGGGACCTACTGA
- a CDS encoding DUF2807 domain-containing protein, with product MIRNLLFACALLLPFAAQADDSRDCRHSAPRQIDLDMEGVRTVTFDVGRHQLRLEASSGAGGALEGRACASNAGWLEKLQVGQRRDGDRLHVELRYDQPPRGIFLGRNYARLELAGSIPRDVAVELSVGSGDARVVGASALGVKLGSGDVEGRTISGPVAATVGSGDLTLSGIGSLDIRSIGSGDVEVERVEGDAVIGSIGSGDLEVRGVGGNASIRSIGSGDAELSGVRGDVTAGSIGSGDLQLRDVGGSVTLESLGSGDFEAHGVGGDFTVTSKGSGDIRHRDVAGEVDVPKRR from the coding sequence ATGATCCGCAACCTGTTGTTCGCCTGCGCCTTGCTGCTGCCGTTCGCGGCGCAGGCTGATGATTCCCGGGACTGCCGCCACTCCGCGCCACGCCAGATCGACCTGGACATGGAGGGCGTGCGCACCGTCACCTTTGACGTGGGAAGGCACCAGCTCAGGCTGGAAGCTTCGTCCGGCGCCGGCGGCGCGCTGGAGGGCCGCGCCTGCGCGTCGAATGCCGGCTGGCTGGAGAAGCTCCAGGTCGGGCAGCGTCGCGACGGTGATCGCCTGCACGTGGAACTGCGCTACGACCAGCCGCCGCGCGGCATCTTCCTGGGCCGCAACTACGCGCGCCTCGAACTGGCCGGCAGCATTCCCCGGGACGTTGCGGTCGAACTCTCGGTCGGCTCCGGCGATGCCCGCGTAGTGGGCGCGTCCGCGCTTGGCGTCAAGCTCGGCTCGGGCGACGTCGAAGGCCGCACCATCAGCGGGCCGGTGGCGGCCACCGTCGGCTCCGGTGATCTCACGCTCAGCGGCATCGGCTCGCTGGACATCCGGTCGATCGGTTCCGGGGATGTCGAAGTCGAGCGCGTGGAGGGTGACGCGGTGATCGGCAGCATCGGCTCCGGCGACCTGGAGGTCCGGGGCGTCGGCGGGAACGCCAGCATCCGCTCGATCGGCTCGGGCGACGCGGAACTTTCAGGCGTCCGCGGAGACGTCACGGCCGGCTCGATCGGTTCGGGCGACCTCCAGCTGCGCGACGTTGGCGGCAGCGTCACCCTGGAGAGCCTCGGCTCGGGCGACTTCGAAGCCCACGGCGTGGGCGGTGACTTCACCGTCACCAGCAAGGGCAGCGGCGACATCCGCCACCGCGACGTCGCCGGCGAGGTGGACGTGCCGAAGCGGCGCTGA
- the purB gene encoding adenylosuccinate lyase — MSEATLLALSPLDGRYAGKVDPLRPVFSEFGLIHARVRVEIEWLLALAAEPGIPELPAFGDRAVAALRQLADGFSVADAARVKEIERTTNHDVKAVEYFIKERLQGNDELAGALEFVHFACTSEDINNLSYALMLRQARDGVMLPRLDAVIAKLRAMAHEHAGVPMLSRTHGQTASPTTLGKELANVVARLERQRGVLASLPMPGKINGAVGNYNAHAIAYPDVDWPAFSERFVTGLGLDWQPYTTQIEPHDGIAEACDAQARIGTICIDLCRDVWGYISLGYFRQALKEGEVGSSTMPHKVNPIDFENAEGNFGVANALFRHFSAKLPISRWQRDLTDSTVLRGLGTAFGHALVGHDALLRGLDKLSINPDRLQADLDAAWEVLAEAVQTVMRRHGLPNPYEQLKALTRGQGITEASMREFIGALELPEGEKQRLLALTPASYTGLAERLAREI, encoded by the coding sequence ATGTCCGAAGCCACCCTCCTCGCCCTCTCCCCGCTCGACGGCCGCTACGCCGGCAAGGTCGACCCGCTGCGCCCGGTGTTCTCCGAGTTCGGGCTGATCCATGCCCGGGTGCGGGTGGAGATCGAGTGGCTGCTGGCGCTTGCGGCCGAGCCCGGCATTCCGGAGCTTCCCGCGTTCGGCGACCGCGCCGTGGCCGCGCTGCGCCAGCTCGCCGACGGCTTCAGCGTCGCGGATGCCGCCCGGGTCAAGGAGATCGAGCGCACCACCAACCACGACGTCAAGGCGGTGGAGTACTTCATCAAGGAACGCCTGCAGGGCAACGATGAGCTGGCCGGTGCCCTGGAGTTCGTCCATTTCGCCTGCACCAGCGAGGACATCAACAACCTCTCCTATGCGCTGATGCTGCGTCAGGCGCGCGACGGGGTGATGCTGCCCAGGCTCGACGCCGTGATCGCGAAGCTGCGGGCCATGGCCCATGAGCACGCCGGCGTTCCCATGCTCTCGCGCACCCACGGGCAGACCGCTTCGCCCACCACCCTGGGCAAGGAGCTGGCGAACGTGGTGGCCAGGCTCGAGCGCCAGCGCGGGGTGCTTGCCAGCCTGCCCATGCCGGGCAAGATCAACGGCGCGGTCGGCAACTACAACGCCCACGCCATCGCCTACCCCGACGTCGACTGGCCGGCGTTCTCCGAGCGCTTCGTGACCGGCCTGGGCCTGGACTGGCAACCCTACACCACCCAGATCGAGCCCCACGACGGCATCGCCGAGGCCTGCGACGCCCAGGCGCGCATCGGCACCATCTGCATCGACCTGTGCCGCGATGTCTGGGGCTACATCTCGCTGGGCTACTTCCGCCAGGCGCTGAAGGAAGGCGAAGTGGGCAGCTCGACCATGCCGCACAAGGTCAACCCCATCGACTTCGAGAACGCCGAGGGCAACTTCGGCGTCGCCAATGCCCTGTTCCGGCACTTCTCGGCGAAGCTTCCGATCAGTCGCTGGCAGCGCGACCTCACCGACTCGACCGTGCTGCGCGGGCTGGGCACCGCGTTTGGCCATGCCCTGGTCGGGCATGACGCCCTGCTGCGGGGGCTGGACAAGCTCAGCATCAATCCCGACCGCCTGCAGGCGGACCTGGACGCGGCCTGGGAAGTGCTGGCCGAGGCCGTGCAGACGGTGATGCGCCGCCACGGCCTGCCCAACCCCTACGAGCAGCTCAAGGCCCTGACCCGCGGCCAGGGCATCACCGAGGCATCCATGCGCGAGTTCATCGGTGCGCTGGAGCTGCCGGAAGGCGAGAAGCAGCGCCTGCTGGCGCTGACCCCGGCAAGCTATACGGGACTCGCGGAGCGGCTGGCGCGCGAAATCTGA
- a CDS encoding GntR family transcriptional regulator has product MSPVQWSDNAPIYRQLKERVIAMMLDGELKPGDALPSVRQVAADFQLNPITVSRAYQELVDEALVEKRRGLGMFVTEEASRKLLGNERERFLKEEWPQVLERIRLLGLSLEDLLSSASTGESK; this is encoded by the coding sequence ATGAGCCCCGTCCAATGGAGCGACAACGCTCCGATCTACCGCCAGCTCAAGGAACGCGTGATCGCGATGATGCTCGACGGCGAGCTCAAGCCCGGTGACGCGCTGCCTTCGGTACGCCAGGTCGCGGCCGACTTCCAGCTCAACCCCATCACCGTGTCCCGCGCCTACCAGGAGCTGGTGGACGAGGCGCTGGTCGAGAAGCGCCGCGGCCTGGGGATGTTCGTCACCGAAGAGGCCTCACGGAAGCTGCTGGGCAACGAACGCGAGCGGTTCCTCAAGGAAGAGTGGCCCCAGGTGCTTGAACGCATCCGCCTGCTGGGCCTGTCCCTCGAGGACCTGCTGTCATCCGCATCCACCGGAGAATCCAAATGA
- a CDS encoding FKBP-type peptidyl-prolyl cis-trans isomerase, translating to MLPAAAQPLDGERERISYVIGMDVGQSLAPVGEDMDYDAFERALANALQGGEPLVDTETAQSVGMVLMLRAAHRAGQPMQGLPPGSAPPEVDAVQAGLMLGADVGRSLAPVGGEIELPVLMRALRARIEGGELLLSEAEADALRTGFSARVQERMQAEAAQLGERNRAEGEAFLAGNRDQPGVITTGSGLQYKVIRQGSGPRPMPTDRVRVHYHGTLLDGTVFDSSYERGEPAEFGLRQVIPGWTEGVALMPVGAKYRFWIPGQLAYGASGTPGGPIGPNATLVFDVELLDVL from the coding sequence ATGCTGCCTGCTGCCGCCCAGCCCCTGGACGGGGAGCGTGAGCGGATCAGCTATGTCATCGGCATGGACGTCGGCCAGTCGCTGGCGCCGGTGGGCGAGGACATGGATTACGACGCCTTCGAGCGCGCCCTGGCCAACGCGCTGCAGGGCGGCGAGCCGCTGGTCGACACGGAAACCGCCCAGTCCGTCGGGATGGTGCTGATGCTGCGCGCGGCCCATCGCGCCGGCCAGCCGATGCAGGGGCTTCCCCCGGGTTCGGCCCCGCCCGAGGTGGATGCCGTTCAGGCCGGCCTGATGCTCGGGGCCGATGTGGGCCGTTCGCTGGCTCCGGTGGGCGGGGAGATCGAGCTGCCGGTACTGATGCGGGCCCTGCGCGCCCGCATCGAAGGCGGCGAGCTGTTGCTGAGCGAGGCGGAGGCCGATGCGCTTCGCACCGGTTTTTCCGCGCGCGTCCAGGAGCGGATGCAGGCGGAGGCCGCGCAGCTGGGTGAGCGCAACCGGGCCGAGGGCGAGGCGTTCCTGGCCGGCAACCGCGACCAGCCGGGCGTGATCACGACCGGTTCGGGCCTGCAGTACAAGGTGATCCGCCAGGGGTCGGGCCCGCGCCCGATGCCCACCGATCGCGTGCGCGTGCACTATCACGGGACCCTGCTGGACGGCACGGTGTTCGACAGTTCCTATGAGCGTGGGGAGCCGGCCGAGTTCGGCCTGCGCCAGGTCATCCCCGGCTGGACCGAGGGCGTGGCGCTGATGCCAGTGGGCGCCAAGTACAGGTTCTGGATCCCCGGCCAGCTTGCCTATGGCGCAAGCGGCACCCCCGGCGGGCCGATCGGCCCCAATGCCACCCTGGTTTTCGACGTCGAGCTGCTCGACGTCCTTTGA
- a CDS encoding alpha/beta fold hydrolase, with the protein MNTTCRFLLVSALFALCTFASAAETEVSIPTADPAVVLAGTLLVPDGVERPPVAVLVTGTGNHTRDQVISRLPMFKVLAEELRAAGIASLRVDSRGSGGSTGPKALESTTPDRIEDTRAVVAWLRDAAHGPLGHIGLVGHSEGAAIAAELVREPGVEWAVLLGAPARPGREVWVEQQAAPAEAELEGDPAAQARVRALLELAAAQSVQGEGGEVLEATAVDLFGVLGIDEATARGDGSIENFASRMTDNWMRGFLAYDPQPALARLAGPVLAVYGSHDRFTTPAQNAGRLVELAAAGGEADLTVRILPRQDHFFLESQGREPGDHKAGEMMLAPDLVEALVDWINANAR; encoded by the coding sequence ATGAACACGACGTGCCGCTTCCTCCTGGTCAGCGCGCTGTTCGCGCTGTGCACGTTTGCGTCTGCCGCCGAAACGGAAGTCTCCATCCCTACCGCGGACCCGGCCGTAGTGCTGGCCGGCACGCTGCTGGTGCCAGACGGGGTCGAGCGGCCGCCGGTGGCGGTGCTCGTCACCGGCACCGGCAACCACACCCGCGACCAGGTGATCTCCCGGCTGCCCATGTTCAAAGTGCTCGCCGAGGAGCTCCGGGCAGCCGGCATCGCCAGCCTGCGCGTGGATTCACGGGGCAGCGGCGGGTCCACCGGGCCGAAGGCGCTGGAATCGACAACGCCCGATCGCATCGAAGACACCCGGGCGGTCGTCGCCTGGCTGCGTGATGCGGCCCATGGGCCCCTGGGCCACATTGGCCTGGTGGGTCACAGCGAGGGAGCCGCCATCGCCGCCGAGCTGGTCCGGGAGCCCGGGGTCGAGTGGGCGGTGCTGCTGGGTGCGCCAGCGCGCCCCGGCCGCGAGGTCTGGGTGGAACAGCAGGCGGCGCCGGCCGAGGCGGAGCTGGAGGGCGACCCGGCCGCGCAGGCGCGCGTCCGCGCCTTGCTGGAGCTGGCCGCCGCGCAGTCCGTCCAGGGCGAAGGTGGCGAGGTTCTGGAGGCGACCGCCGTCGACCTGTTCGGAGTGCTTGGCATCGACGAGGCGACTGCGCGCGGCGACGGATCGATCGAAAACTTCGCCAGCCGGATGACCGACAACTGGATGCGCGGCTTCCTCGCTTACGATCCGCAGCCCGCGCTCGCGCGGCTGGCAGGCCCGGTGCTGGCGGTCTATGGCTCCCACGACCGCTTCACCACGCCGGCGCAGAACGCCGGGCGCTTGGTGGAGCTGGCCGCGGCGGGCGGCGAGGCCGATCTGACCGTGCGGATACTTCCGCGTCAGGACCATTTCTTCCTGGAGTCGCAAGGGCGCGAGCCGGGCGATCACAAGGCCGGCGAAATGATGCTTGCACCGGATCTGGTGGAGGCGCTGGTGGATTGGATCAACGCCAACGCGCGTTGA
- a CDS encoding class II fumarate hydratase: protein MMADFRIEHDSMGELQVPADARWGAQTQRAVENFPISGRPMPRGFIRALGLVKASAAEANAALGLLPQTVSKAIVRAALEVANGRLDDQFPIDIYQTGSGTSSNMNANEVIASLASTARRKVHPNDHVNLGQSSNDVIPTALRVSAQLATVEDLLPALKHLRKVIDRRARGLQKVVKTGRTHLMDAMPLTFAQEFGAWSSQLASAQARIEDSLKRLRRLPLGGTAIGTGINADPRFGERVAKLLSSRTKVKFESAKDKFEGIASQDDAVELSGQLNALAVALMKIANDLRWMNSGPLAGLGEVELPALQPGSSIMPGKVNPVIPEAVCMVCAQVMGHHAAITVAGQSGNFQLNVMLPLIAANLLDSMQILSNGMRLLADDTIAGLKIRKDNVAAALDRNPILVTALNPVIGYEKGAAIAKRAYAENRPVFDVALEDSGLGEEELRRLLDPTRLTRGGIPGKKA from the coding sequence GTGATGGCAGATTTCCGTATCGAACATGACAGCATGGGTGAGCTGCAGGTCCCTGCCGATGCCAGGTGGGGCGCGCAGACCCAGCGCGCGGTGGAGAACTTCCCGATTTCCGGCCGGCCGATGCCGCGCGGTTTCATCCGCGCACTCGGGCTGGTGAAGGCGTCCGCGGCGGAGGCCAACGCCGCCCTTGGCCTGCTGCCGCAAACGGTGTCGAAGGCCATCGTCCGCGCGGCCCTGGAAGTGGCCAACGGCAGGCTCGACGACCAGTTCCCGATCGATATCTACCAGACCGGTTCGGGCACCTCGTCGAACATGAATGCCAACGAGGTGATCGCGTCCCTGGCCTCCACCGCGCGGCGCAAGGTGCATCCCAACGACCACGTCAACCTTGGCCAGAGTTCCAACGACGTCATCCCCACGGCGCTGCGGGTGTCCGCCCAGCTGGCGACGGTGGAGGACCTGCTGCCGGCGCTCAAGCACCTGCGCAAGGTCATCGACCGCCGCGCGCGCGGACTGCAGAAGGTGGTCAAGACCGGCCGCACCCACTTGATGGACGCCATGCCGCTGACGTTTGCGCAGGAGTTTGGCGCCTGGTCGTCGCAGCTGGCCTCGGCCCAGGCGCGGATCGAGGACAGCCTCAAGCGGCTGCGCCGGCTGCCGCTGGGCGGCACCGCGATCGGCACCGGCATCAACGCCGACCCGCGCTTCGGGGAACGCGTGGCCAAGCTGCTGTCCAGCCGCACCAAGGTCAAATTCGAGAGCGCGAAGGACAAGTTCGAAGGCATCGCCTCGCAGGACGACGCGGTGGAGCTGTCGGGCCAGCTCAACGCGCTGGCGGTCGCGCTGATGAAGATCGCCAACGACCTGCGCTGGATGAATTCAGGGCCCCTGGCCGGGCTGGGCGAGGTGGAGCTGCCGGCGCTGCAGCCGGGCAGCTCGATCATGCCGGGCAAGGTCAACCCGGTGATTCCCGAGGCGGTGTGCATGGTGTGCGCGCAGGTGATGGGCCACCACGCCGCGATCACAGTGGCCGGGCAAAGCGGCAATTTCCAGCTCAACGTGATGCTGCCGCTGATTGCCGCCAACCTGCTCGATTCGATGCAGATCCTCTCCAATGGCATGCGCCTGCTGGCCGACGACACCATCGCCGGGCTCAAGATCCGCAAGGACAACGTGGCCGCGGCGCTGGACCGCAACCCGATCCTGGTGACCGCGCTCAACCCGGTGATCGGCTACGAGAAGGGCGCGGCGATCGCCAAGCGCGCCTATGCTGAAAACCGGCCGGTGTTCGACGTCGCGCTGGAGGACAGCGGGCTTGGCGAAGAGGAGCTGCGCCGGCTGCTGGATCCCACGCGGCTGACCCGCGGCGGGATCCCCGGCAAGAAGGCCTGA
- a CDS encoding GNAT family N-acetyltransferase has protein sequence MSAHGQRFEVGLYGFAQAQADCGRVRDEVFVREQAVPPELERDEHDPDCMHAIARDATGRAIGTARITPDGRIGRMAVLREWRGLGVGDAMLRALLDHARASGLGEVRLHAQAPVIGFYAARGFFPTGGRFQEAGIEHQAMRMLLPRAGAVETREDAVAVTAAVVAGARARLWLRSRELDPGVLDAEPVLEALRAFAVGGRGREVHVILHDPAAPQRAHAPLLGLAQRLPSVFLFRAVDDPVDRAFVPAFVANDAGGYYFRRLGHRFDGDWDPADPGRARQLAESFKPVWERSRPCTELRALGL, from the coding sequence GTGAGCGCGCACGGGCAGCGCTTCGAGGTGGGGCTTTACGGGTTCGCCCAGGCGCAGGCCGACTGCGGCCGCGTCCGCGATGAGGTGTTCGTCCGCGAGCAGGCCGTGCCTCCCGAGCTCGAGCGCGACGAACACGACCCGGACTGCATGCACGCGATCGCGCGCGACGCCACCGGCAGGGCCATCGGCACTGCACGGATCACCCCGGACGGGCGGATCGGGCGCATGGCGGTGTTGCGGGAGTGGCGCGGGCTCGGGGTTGGCGACGCAATGCTCCGTGCCCTGCTCGATCACGCCCGGGCCAGCGGGCTGGGGGAAGTCCGGCTCCATGCCCAGGCGCCGGTCATCGGCTTCTACGCCGCGCGCGGCTTTTTCCCCACCGGGGGCCGCTTCCAGGAAGCGGGCATCGAGCACCAGGCCATGCGGATGCTGCTGCCGCGCGCCGGAGCGGTGGAAACCCGTGAGGATGCGGTGGCGGTCACCGCGGCGGTGGTGGCCGGCGCCCGGGCCAGGCTGTGGCTGCGCAGCCGCGAGCTTGATCCCGGCGTGCTGGACGCCGAGCCCGTGCTGGAAGCGCTGCGTGCGTTCGCCGTCGGCGGGCGGGGGCGCGAGGTCCATGTGATCCTGCATGACCCGGCCGCGCCGCAGCGGGCGCATGCTCCCCTGCTGGGCCTGGCCCAGCGCCTGCCCAGCGTATTCCTGTTCCGGGCGGTGGACGACCCGGTCGATCGCGCCTTCGTGCCGGCCTTCGTGGCCAACGACGCGGGCGGCTACTACTTCCGCCGCCTGGGCCACCGCTTCGACGGCGACTGGGACCCGGCCGACCCCGGTCGCGCCCGCCAGCTGGCCGAGTCCTTCAAGCCGGTCTGGGAGCGGTCGCGCCCCTGCACCGAGCTGCGCGCGCTGGGCCTGTGA
- a CDS encoding FKBP-type peptidyl-prolyl cis-trans isomerase — MKLSSLTGSTLALAAVLALAACKPIEEGSTSASAADAPEVASTPGIEGIEGLDTAQEQAGYVIGLELGGTLVPVREEVDLDAMMEGIKDSIAGREPKVDEQQFMQIMQSLGERMDAARAEAGARAAEEGAAFLAENAQREEVQVTESGLQYEVLEEGDGDRPGPTDRVRVHYEGSLLDGNVFDSSRERGQPAEFTLDQVVPGWQEGVQLMSRGSRYRLWIPSELGYGEQGTVGGPIGPNATLVFDVELIDFEPAQ; from the coding sequence ATGAAGTTGTCATCGCTGACCGGTTCCACCCTTGCGCTCGCGGCCGTGCTTGCGCTCGCCGCCTGCAAGCCCATCGAAGAAGGCAGCACCAGCGCCTCGGCCGCCGATGCGCCGGAGGTGGCGTCAACGCCGGGCATCGAAGGCATCGAGGGGCTGGACACCGCGCAGGAGCAGGCCGGCTATGTGATCGGCCTGGAGCTGGGCGGCACGCTGGTGCCGGTGCGCGAAGAGGTGGACCTGGACGCGATGATGGAAGGCATCAAGGACAGCATCGCCGGCCGCGAGCCCAAGGTGGACGAGCAGCAGTTCATGCAGATCATGCAGTCCCTGGGCGAGCGCATGGACGCCGCCCGCGCCGAAGCCGGCGCCCGCGCGGCCGAAGAGGGGGCGGCGTTCCTGGCCGAGAACGCCCAGCGCGAGGAGGTGCAGGTCACCGAATCGGGCCTGCAGTACGAGGTGCTGGAGGAAGGCGACGGCGACCGGCCGGGACCGACCGACCGCGTGCGCGTGCATTACGAGGGCAGCCTGCTCGACGGCAACGTGTTCGACAGCTCGCGCGAGCGGGGCCAGCCGGCCGAGTTCACCCTCGACCAGGTGGTGCCCGGCTGGCAGGAAGGCGTGCAGCTGATGTCGCGCGGCAGCCGCTACCGGCTGTGGATCCCGTCGGAGCTGGGGTACGGTGAACAGGGCACCGTGGGTGGCCCGATCGGCCCGAACGCCACCCTGGTGTTCGACGTCGAGCTGATCGACTTCGAGCCGGCGCAGTAA
- a CDS encoding cupin domain-containing protein yields MSPPPIEIDARELPPLGMAPEDFLRDYWQKRPLLIRNAFPGFESPIAPEDLAGLACEDGVLARIVAHERETDKWLLRHGPFPEEMFPKLPDHDWTLLVQDVDKWDADIAALLPHFSFLPRWRIDDVMVSFTAPGGSVGAHVDQYDVFLLQAQGHRRWQIDDRPDPPLHYRPDTELRLLQRFRPSHDWVLGPGDMLYLPPGVPHHGVAEDACLTFSVGMRAPSAAELMGDWVDAMIAEADDALRYSDPDLELPADPHEIDTAAMDRVVEALNQLRMRDPDRLGDWFGRFITMYRAGATAAPGEQPRSRIEVEWDLQQGATLQRHPWTRMAWRQAADGDPGRARLYVAGSDHPLPAEDAARIAAAHEVDGDLYQSLSPDGRDLLIDLLAQGHFRLELGDGTQQENEEDDPE; encoded by the coding sequence ATGAGCCCCCCGCCGATTGAAATCGATGCCCGCGAGTTGCCACCGCTGGGCATGGCGCCGGAAGACTTCCTGCGCGATTACTGGCAGAAGCGCCCGCTGCTGATCCGCAACGCGTTCCCCGGGTTCGAATCACCCATTGCCCCGGAGGACCTGGCCGGCCTGGCCTGCGAGGACGGGGTGCTGGCGCGGATCGTCGCCCATGAGCGCGAAACCGACAAATGGCTGCTGCGCCACGGCCCCTTCCCCGAGGAGATGTTCCCGAAGCTGCCCGACCACGACTGGACCCTGCTGGTGCAGGACGTGGACAAGTGGGACGCCGACATCGCCGCCCTGCTGCCCCATTTCAGCTTCCTGCCGCGCTGGCGCATCGACGATGTCATGGTGAGTTTCACCGCGCCGGGCGGATCGGTGGGCGCGCACGTGGACCAGTACGACGTGTTCCTGCTGCAGGCCCAGGGCCACCGCCGCTGGCAAATCGACGACCGCCCGGACCCGCCGCTGCATTACCGGCCGGACACCGAACTGCGCCTGCTGCAGCGCTTCCGGCCCAGCCACGACTGGGTGCTCGGACCCGGGGACATGCTCTACCTGCCGCCCGGCGTGCCCCACCACGGCGTGGCGGAGGATGCATGCCTGACCTTCTCGGTGGGCATGCGCGCGCCCTCGGCCGCGGAACTGATGGGCGACTGGGTAGACGCGATGATCGCCGAGGCCGACGACGCGCTGCGTTACAGCGACCCCGACCTGGAGCTGCCCGCCGACCCGCACGAGATCGACACGGCGGCGATGGACCGGGTGGTCGAAGCGCTCAACCAGCTGCGCATGCGCGACCCGGACCGGCTCGGCGACTGGTTTGGCCGCTTCATCACCATGTACCGGGCCGGGGCCACAGCGGCGCCCGGGGAGCAGCCCCGCTCGCGGATCGAGGTGGAGTGGGACCTGCAGCAGGGCGCGACCCTGCAGCGCCATCCCTGGACCCGGATGGCCTGGCGCCAGGCCGCGGACGGGGACCCGGGCCGGGCGCGCCTGTACGTGGCGGGCTCGGACCACCCACTGCCGGCAGAAGACGCCGCGCGCATTGCCGCCGCGCACGAGGTCGACGGGGATCTGTACCAATCGCTTTCCCCGGACGGCCGCGACCTGCTGATCGATCTCCTCGCCCAGGGCCATTTCCGGCTCGAGCTCGGTGATGGAACGCAGCAGGAGAACGAGGAGGACGACCCGGAGTGA
- a CDS encoding SlyX family protein, translating into MGDRVADLEARVVELETRLAFQDQALAELSDALAGLRTEAARNAEALRRGLEEIRQASGSFFADPAQEPPPPHY; encoded by the coding sequence ATGGGCGACCGGGTCGCGGATCTGGAGGCGCGGGTGGTGGAGCTGGAGACCCGGCTGGCGTTCCAGGACCAGGCGCTGGCCGAGCTCAGCGACGCGCTGGCCGGGCTCCGTACCGAGGCAGCCCGCAACGCAGAGGCGCTGCGCCGCGGGCTGGAGGAAATCCGCCAGGCGAGCGGGTCGTTCTTCGCCGATCCGGCGCAGGAACCGCCGCCGCCGCATTATTGA
- a CDS encoding DUF2058 family protein, with the protein MSNSLRDQLMGLGFKAPKPERKPDARRRKGGPPQGEARKGKGGGKRPEPGRDRKSSRGQEEIDLAKAYAIRAQREKQERIEAEKKKQEEARLRREARARLAKLLEGKALNADDADIARHFEYGGKIKRIYVTADQLKALNAGELGVVQQNGRYLLVTAELLAEAEKVFAPAVALKVDPDAPAEDDPYADPRYQVPDDLVW; encoded by the coding sequence ATGAGCAATTCACTGCGTGACCAGCTGATGGGCCTGGGCTTCAAGGCGCCCAAGCCGGAGCGGAAACCCGATGCCAGGCGCCGCAAGGGCGGTCCGCCGCAAGGCGAGGCCCGCAAGGGGAAGGGCGGGGGCAAGCGGCCGGAGCCGGGGCGCGATCGCAAGTCGAGCCGCGGCCAGGAAGAGATCGACCTGGCCAAGGCCTACGCGATCCGCGCCCAGCGCGAGAAGCAGGAGCGGATCGAGGCCGAGAAGAAGAAGCAGGAGGAGGCCCGGCTGCGGCGCGAGGCGCGGGCCAGGCTCGCGAAGCTGCTCGAGGGCAAGGCCCTGAACGCGGACGATGCGGATATTGCCCGCCACTTCGAATATGGCGGCAAGATCAAGCGCATCTACGTCACCGCCGACCAGCTCAAGGCCCTCAATGCCGGCGAGCTGGGCGTGGTGCAGCAGAACGGGCGCTACCTGCTGGTCACCGCGGAACTGCTCGCCGAGGCCGAGAAGGTGTTTGCCCCGGCGGTGGCCCTCAAGGTCGACCCGGACGCGCCTGCGGAGGACGATCCCTACGCCGATCCCAGGTACCAGGTGCCCGACGACCTCGTCTGGTAG